Part of the Palaemon carinicauda isolate YSFRI2023 chromosome 8, ASM3689809v2, whole genome shotgun sequence genome is shown below.
AACAGCACCAAACTGGCCGTACTACCTTCTTAATACCTTGACACGAGGCTGTCCTACCAGAGGAATTAACTTAGTTCTACAAGTGGTATGTTGCAGCTAATGGGCATACCAACTAGACTTATTAATATTCAAAGTATTTACAAAGTAGATACAAAAATGTATCTATAGCCAACCATTATATTTTCAACATATATACATCCAAAAACACGCATGCACACTAACATACGAACACAATACTGTATTGTACAGACATTCACTCATGTATtagcaatactgtactgtatttcaattTCACAGGGAATGAAACCTTTATGATTAAACTTAATAAAAACCTCCTTCAAAAGCCCATTTCATTTCATTCAATTTTTAGATTGGTTAAACTGGTAAAAACTTAAAACTACTTAAGGCTATCAGGTGCATCAACTATTTtatcagaaatagaaaaaaaaaaaatttacttttcaacAGCATGACACCTTAAAccagtactatactgtatttcaaatgacaatttaattgaaataaaatcctTCAAGTCACATCAAccataaaaataaattcaatcagACCACCAAGTTAAATGTACTTTCAAGAAGGAACAAAATCTTGATTAATCTGAAACATATATAATTCTTTGCCGAATTACTTCATGAGGTGATGAGAGCTACAattgtaacaaataaaaaaaaattcatggattTATGATACACTATCACCCAGCATAACATTTTACATACATAAAAGACATTTCAAAAGAAATACCAAAGGTACtggaattctgagagagagagagagagagagagagagagagagagagagagagagagagagagagagagagagagagagagagacttatatttaATGGATGAAACAGCTGAAGGAAGAGACTTTACCACCAAGATGCAGTATCAGTTAATTCGACAAACTGTATTTGTGCTACAAATGGCAATAAAAAAAAGTACAAACTAAATCCCTTATGAACATGCTGGCATATGAAAAATTAGCCTTAAAATACAAAAATAGCATTTTTGTAATCATCCTTctagaacaaaatatatataatagatccCATGCATAAGTCTTAGCGCTTGTGACATTCAGAAAATTTATACATGCTAATaatcaaagtaaaaaaataaaacttatttttttggtATAATTATTCTTTTGACCAAATATCAAAGGACAACTGCAACACCTAATGAAGTATTACCTGACTGCAAAGAACCTGATAAAGGTCTTAAAATCCTCCATTCACTTTGTAAACAACAAATTAATCTTGTTGGCTATTCAGTTTAAAAGTACTGCATTACAACTGTTCAGCAATGCATCATTGCAAACAAACTTATAATGCAGCATAAATTACTGAATATTATTGAACACAACTTCATTACTTGTCATACTCCAACAAATTATACAGTAGAGTAATTTAAACCAATGTTACGCACTTTATACTGTGATATAGTTAACAGTACTGTGCTTTCTACAAAAACAATGACTACAAATATCAAATAACTGCTGTAAAGTACTGTTATAATGCATAAACAGTACATAGACGGACACATTTACAGAATCTACTGCTTTGCCCTTTTGCTCTGAACTTGAGGTATCAAATTCAGCTGTAAACCTATTTCTGACATTCAAACATGAATAAGGCTTTTGTACTAGGTTAATACCGATTACATTAAACTGTTACAGAATACCATCAGTATTCCTCTTGGTGCtgaaaaaattaatatgattaatttcTAAAATAAGTTTCTCAATACATCAAGATCCTTTACTGTACTGTAATCTTAAGCTGACAAAATGTTCACAACTTGACACACTTATTTGTTGCCCTCGTTAAATGGCATCCAAAATAAGGACTCAATAATATCTCTCTCCCAAAACAATGCCTTTATAATAGCAATGAAATCCAGCATTTGTTCAATAACTTCTGACCACCCACAAAAATAATACTAACTACCACAGTAAGTGACAGAAAAGGGAATGGGGTGGAGGTCCAACTCCTGGAGGAGAGAGGGAATAATCTTTGGCGAACTTCCATTGTCCTCTGGAGGTGACTTTCAACATCACAGTCACAGAACTGGAAGAATGTATCACTACTAACTACATTACCAAGCacagggatacacacacacacacccaattaCACTTTCATTCATTCTCTCTTGCCCTTCACGAGGAAGAAGCTTAAGCGTAATGATAGACACAGGAATATCACATCCAAAAATTTACTCATCTGAGAAATCTGGGTGAATAACTCACCATATGcagtaaatatacttttatatatgtatgtatatatacttttatattctgACTGATATGCTATATTCTGACTGCCCTTTTTGAAATGTCAAAATGtacttggattaaaaaaaaaaaataagtctttgtTTTAGCAGTATCTTGAGGGAATCATGTCAATACTCCTTATGATCCTCTGTACAAGTTTCAACTTTCCCATTGTGACTTAAATAAGGCATTAAAAGCAGGTACAATAAACACATGTAGCAAGATGTTCTACAGCTTATTGTTAATGACATTCTATCATGACAAAAAATTTCCATAGCCTTCAAAATCACAGCAAAATGACTACACAACTGACAATATAAACAAGCTGCATTTAACAATGGGCACCaatcataatattaatagcaaCATTCTTCACCATGATGATGAAGATGTTTACTGATGCTGTGAAAGGACTGGGAAAGGACGCAGCACCAGTAGAGCCCCAAGGAAGGCATCTGGAGTGAGAGTAATAGCTACCATATAACTGCTCAAGGAGAAAGGCGCAGAGAATCTCTTGAATGAGAAAATCCCTGAAGTGGGGCACAAGTTTCTTCTTTTATCCTAGCCAAAGAATGGGTGACCTGCAACCTAACAGTTTACTTAACAATCCAAGAAGTAAACTGTAGGGTAAGCCCACCCAGGCCCGGGATAACTCCATTCAGAGATATTGTTGTGCTCTCGCCTATTATCCCCTTGAGCGCTTCCCTAGTGGTCTAATCTACGTACCCTCACACGTTGTTTGTAATGATATTCCTTGAGGTAGTTATTGAGAGACTTTGGAAGAAGGAGGCTGTTGATACCATCATAAGTGGTAGTAGAACAAATAACAGCTCGGCATAAATGTTGCAGAGGAAAGGGGAATGTACGTGCCAAAGGGTTTGTTAACATTGGTTCAAAGAACATACAACAAGACGGATCTTTATAATGTTCAATAAGACCACACACTGTATCTGAAGCAAATACTCCTGGATCGTGAGAATCAAAACTAAACTTGTGATTCCACTGTTCAATTCGAGCATGTAAAGATCTCCCATATCGCCTGAAAGACACTGAAAACAAATACTCTTCTTGTGCTGAATCTCTTAGTAAGAATGTGCCTTCAGGCCGGTTATCAAGAAGTCGCTCTGCTTCATACCGGTCCATTTTACCCCAGTAGAAAGCACAGTTAGTGATTCTGAGCAGATCTGGTACAAGGCAGTGAATATAATCAACCTGTGTGTGAACAGTTCGCTGAAGTAATGATCCATCACCAGCGAGACGACCTACTTGTTGAAGTAAAGTTTCTTCTGAAATTGACGCAGCAACTGATCGAGGTCCCCCTAATCCAAGACGTAGAGATCTTTCTAGCAGCAACTGTAAATCAAGGACTGAATTATAGGGCAAAGGTAGAGGTGTTACTGCTCCAGCTTGCTGAAGTTGTAATTGATGCTGATGTTGCAACTGAAGGTGAGTAAGAGCATGATGCGCTGGTGTCAATGTATGACTTGAGCCAAAGCCTGGAGGTGGTTCTACACCTTCTACCATTTCTCGAGCTCTTTCCTGGCGTGCTTGTTCATCCCAATCTTCGATAGGGTAAGCATCTGGATTAAATCTAGAAAGGTCAATAACAGGAGCTCTTAAAGCAACTGCCCCACCAGGACTAGAAGCTGTCCCAGATCCTACAGATGCTATTGAAGGAGAATCTTGTCCAGATGGATGACGATGATGTACATGGTGGTGATGTGGcacgtggtggtggtggtggtgatgcgTGTGAAGCTCAGGTTCTGGCCTTCGTAAGCTTGGACACATACATGCACCACATCCAACACTTGTGCTAGCTTCAGGCTCTGGTTCAGACTTAGATGGCCTCAAACGACAGTTTAATCGAAAAGTCCATGGAGTTTTCTTCTTTTTaggttgagcaggaagatctctggtGGGAGTTTTGGTCTTGTGACGATGTCTCTTAGGGAAAGTTAAAGTGCGTAAACGGCCCCCACGAGGGGGTGATGGCCGAGCTTCAATCCCATTTACACATTCTACCTCTACTTGTACTCGAACACGGCAAGAAGAACACCAGTGGCCACAgccattattactactactacaagcaccTGATGATGCACAACTGGGTCCACTTGCTGAACCAGCAGCAGTTGGAAGAGTTGCTGCTTCAGCTTGCTGGAGCTGATGgcgatgatggtggtggtggtgatggtgatgatgtggGAGACTTCGAGGTGGTGTAACCACTACAGGATGGTGAGTAGCAGGGTCTGGACTAGCTGCTGTTCCATATATGGCTGCAGTTGATGTTAAACCACCACCACAGCTGCAAGAGGCAGCAGCTTCTGATCCACAACATCCAGCATCCACAATACTTTCTTGCTGATGAAGCTGATTTTCTTGTTGTTCCCTCTCCAGTTGCTCTCGCATCTCAcgttgttgctgttgatgctggACCCTTTGCCGAACTTGGTGTGGACTATGTGTGGGCTCAGCCGAGGTATCCATGGCCCACTGTGGTTGACGATGCTCCTGAACTATAGGATGAGGATGGCTGGCCCCCTGGCCCATGGTTGGTGTAGGGGGCAGGGCTCCAGCGGCGCGGGTCAGGCCACCCCTGACCACATGGCCGTGACTTTCGCCCGCCACCCTCACCCGAACTTCTTCATACCCGTATGCAGCCACAGTCTACGGTAAAAGAGTCCAACActagataaatatattcaaatcaaatatttcaagcacTACAGCCAAAGACACTGTATTTTTACTATAGATATTTCGTCTGAAAGTCTCAACACAGACTGCAATAGGGTTCACAAATGTTTAGTAGTATTTGGCACtcgagatgttcaactttcttgtgGCATGCTTCTCTTTTACATTTGAGAAGTTAACCTCTTTTAATCATGATTCCATacaatctgaaaagaaaaaaagaaaaaatcggtTAGAAGATTATATACcggtaagtattttattttaaagcaAAGAATATTTACTAAACTACAAAACTAATATAATTTCCAGAGAATTTTCAAAATAAAGTTGTTTTTATTAATCTAAAACAATTTAAGACAAAACCTTCAAATGAATAATTTTGAGACCATACCACTATATTCTCGAACTTCAATGCTTCactttaaaataattatatacaattaaaGAATATCCAAGTAAATCAGCACATAATACCACAGTAGTTAAACTTATTCCAATTCATACAACAGGTAAACCTAAAATGCTAACACATCATGTACTTAAACTAGTGAAATGTCATCCTGATGACTTACATTCTCAGGAAAGTCTAACAAAACCAAAGTGGTTGCATAATGCAGTAGTCACCTACATGTTATGGGCCTTCTCCCCATTTACAGTAAAGCACAGGAAAACTACCCTAATTCAATAATTCAATCTACTTTGCTCTTCTGTAAGAATGTAATTCTTATCAGATCAGCTGTTAAACCAAAAATAGCAATTGGCTTATCCTACTAAACTTCAAACATTTCATGGTATAAAAACGAGAGCGAACATCTTATAAAATAGGTAGCGAAAACGATCAGATACCAACGGACAAACAGTTTTCATTTCAGTATTCAATGGCTTAACCAAGAACCAAAATCCAGTCCCATAAACTGCAATTTGCTTGAAAATTCTGAAATGGCTGCAAATCATAAACAAAATACAGTAGTATATTACAAATCAGTCATCTCAAGGCTGTAATACCATTACAACCATTTATTAGGCTACTAACATCTGTTAGTGGTAAATCTTTTCCCAAGTACTgtactatagatatatatgttcaATAGGCTCTCAACTCTCTCTTCATCATGTCTGGGATTTGCATAATGGAGGAAAAGAAGATTCAAAAGCACCCCATTACAAATTCCCTTGTTTATACGAGACCATGTTCTTGTTCCAAAAGGCAGTAGAACACCTTGAAGCATCAGCGATATATCTAAGAAGAATTAATGGCTTAATTTCATCGACAGGATTAGATACATACGATACGATACAATCCTATACCTTCagacatttatatactgtactgcacaAGGATATCTTTGCACTGGTTATCCTAAATATGCAATTCTCTTGCTATTTTCCTTACATTTCTGCCCAACTTACTTACTTCAATAGTCTTTAACCCATCAATGGGTTGATTAAATAAAGTTTACTCCTGGTTAGCAAAATTGTGAATTTGTTTCTTACAGTAACTTCACAGTGGTCCTTAATTCAAGAAATAGCATTTAACGACACATTTCtgtcttttatttcatatttttgtgatAATATTCACATTGCATCTTGTCATTGAGACACCTTTCATTCactgtatattactgtatactgtatgcttttatatactgtatctagAGTAATTCTTTAGGATACACACACCCTAATTCACACTTACATTActgtattttataaatgaaatgacACTAATTTTATATCTCAATAACTACAAAGTAATTGAAAACAATTAAGATATATAGAACTTTTTGTGAGACGAGTTTCTAAACCTGAGCAATAGGAATAGTgatagcagtagagagagagaaaaaaaagcagtGTATCATACTCCTTCTCAGTTTTAAACATTATCTCAAGTAGTCAGTTCTCTATATCAttactttattaaatttttttgcaattagtaaaaaaaaaaaaaaaaaaaaaaaaaacaattttattaataaaatagtcTGGCATTCTATTGTTCTCTTCAGAGCCCTAGTTGGCAAAGCTAGATACTACAAgtgcaagagctccaacagggaaaatagcccagtgaggataggtaataacctacatatatatatatatatatatatatatatatatatatatatatatatatatatatatatatatatatatatatatatatatatatatatttgaagtaacGAATACaaagtataaaatatcttaaatcaataaaaattttcaaaaaaaccTATGAAGAGATTCATGTCaacttattcaacataaaaacattccccgcaagtttgaacttttgaagttccagcgattcaactgccagattaggaagatcattccacaatcttacCACAGCTGTAATAAGACACCTATAGTAATGTAttgtgttgagccttatgatagagaagttAGGAATGATAGGATTAATTGCATACTTTGTACTACTGTATGTACAAGATGGTACAATTGACTTTATTAAATCTAGTACCTTCACGACTAGGTAAGGAAAACTATGACAGATATACACTGTAGCAGGTAACGTTGTGTCTAGCAAAAGACCTGCTGCAAAACAAAGTTGCTAAGTTTATAAACAAGCGATTAAAAGCATCTTCCATAATTTTACCCAGTGCTGCTaagcaaataattttctatacAGCACCTCATAGAATTAACAAAAATGCTTTTGAGCATGTGCTCACTAGATCAACTACTTTGTTTTACTAGCAGTATtgtcaacagtttctcttttgctgaaCATAATATGCCAATATACAGCTGTCAGACATCTCCTAAGATTCCTGTTAAAGTGTATTAATGAAGCTAACtgcacagtctgggaagatccgaatgcaaaggatggtcagaattattaaaaaatcttatgcaacatgcatcaaGAACTAAGTgatcgatggtgccagagattaatataaggatcaggaaaaagaaatttaataaaccacaagtttttgtccaacaaattaagatgagagtcaccaGATGAAGACCAAACAAACAGAAGAACATTATTCAAAGTCCAGTAGTGAACATCAGTTCCCAGCTTTCAGAAGTGTGATAAAGCAAAACAATATTCCTCATTATCAAGTGTCTTCTATCATCATATAATATAACCCAAGATTCCAATGTTTAGAAACAGATTGAACCGAGTCAAAACCATGTCCCTGAGCATTTCTACTTAGTACTACTACACTATAATATTGGCTGAGCGACAGTGCCATCTCCTTACAAAGGTCATGAATAATGAAATAGTACCAGGTACTTCCTTAAaatcaaattacattcatatgagataaatataaaagaatgaaGAATCTTCCTAATTCTTGGGAGATACAATAACACCCAATTATAAATCACAAAGACCAATTTCCTTTTCATGACACTTCTAATTCTCTCAAAAATTTTCACAAATAACTAACATCTTCCGATCAATCCTTTTTCCCCCTCATATCTAATTGAAAAATGTAAACCCAACACTCCTGCATATGCAAATACATTAAGTTCCACTGACTTGCAGTGGCAAAAATTAAATGGACTATAAGGGACACTGATATATCCAGATCATTATGTAATGTCACAAATCCCCTAACCTTCTACTGTATGGCAGTAATAACAAAATTATTGCAGGAAGGAAGGTGGGGAATGAAACTATGATTCATAAGCTGTTTAAAAAAGTTGAAAACATATCcacaacaaaattatattttcatgcaAGAGTATACCTTTTTTAAATCACGAAGATTTGTTTAGAGTATGAAGAAAAAAATTTAGGTGGGGACAAGACAGTCAGTCAAAAGTGTGGAACCATAAGAAGTGGGTAGGAAAGCAATGAGTAAATTTATGGACGGCAAGAAATAAAAGTAATGGTGAGCACTACTTAAACAAATGAAGCTAATAATACTTAAAAACTCAAGGTGTGAAAACCTTGTTTCATTACAGTCGCACATTAAACTAAAATGGACGATCAAAAGGCGAATACACAGGAACAGTTCCTAATTCAGACAATGTTTGATCTCAAGCCACAGAGGTCAGAATAACTGTTCCCACTTGCTTGTTGACATGAGCTACTCTGGTGGAGTTGTTGCA
Proteins encoded:
- the LOC137645958 gene encoding uncharacterized protein, producing MGQGASHPHPIVQEHRQPQWAMDTSAEPTHSPHQVRQRVQHQQQQREMREQLEREQQENQLHQQESIVDAGCCGSEAAASCSCGGGLTSTAAIYGTAASPDPATHHPVVVTPPRSLPHHHHHHHHHHRHQLQQAEAATLPTAAGSASGPSCASSGACSSSNNGCGHWCSSCRVRVQVEVECVNGIEARPSPPRGGRLRTLTFPKRHRHKTKTPTRDLPAQPKKKKTPWTFRLNCRLRPSKSEPEPEASTSVGCGACMCPSLRRPEPELHTHHHHHHHVPHHHHVHHRHPSGQDSPSIASVGSGTASSPGGAVALRAPVIDLSRFNPDAYPIEDWDEQARQERAREMVEGVEPPPGFGSSHTLTPAHHALTHLQLQHQHQLQLQQAGAVTPLPLPYNSVLDLQLLLERSLRLGLGGPRSVAASISEETLLQQVGRLAGDGSLLQRTVHTQVDYIHCLVPDLLRITNCAFYWGKMDRYEAERLLDNRPEGTFLLRDSAQEEYLFSVSFRRYGRSLHARIEQWNHKFSFDSHDPGVFASDTVCGLIEHYKDPSCCMFFEPMLTNPLARTFPFPLQHLCRAVICSTTTYDGINSLLLPKSLNNYLKEYHYKQRVRVRRLDH